Proteins encoded within one genomic window of Fragaria vesca subsp. vesca linkage group LG1, FraVesHawaii_1.0, whole genome shotgun sequence:
- the LOC101298266 gene encoding heat shock 70 kDa protein-like translates to MSLALSPKMREISEAYLGSTVQNAVITVPAYFNNSQCEATKKAGFVAGLNVMRIINKPTIVAIAYEFDKKVGWYGKRNVLVYDFGGGTLDVSLLEEKKRLEVEEKRRVEKEYAKLWEKHKSELLEKVKVGIMYKKLKEKHRKVEEEYQKLDETLWIIVDCGLLC, encoded by the coding sequence ATGTCACTGGCCCTCTCACCGAAAATGAGGGAGATTTCTGAGGCTTACCTTGGATCAACTGTGCAGAATGCTGTTATCACTGTCCCTGCTTACTTTAATAACTCGCAGTGTGAGGCTACAAAGAAAGCTGGTTTTGTTGCCGGCCTAAATGTGATGCGTATTATCAACAAACCAACTATAGTAGCTATTGCTTATGAGTTTGACAAGAAGGTTGGTTGGTATGGAAAAAGAAATGTGCTGGTATATGACTTTGGTGGTGGTACATTGGATGTTTCTCTACTTGAGGAAAAGAAGAGGTTGGAGGTTGAGGAGAAGCGAAGAGTCGAGAAGGAGTATGCAAAGCTATGGGAAAAGCATAAATCAGAGCTGCTGGAGAAAGTAAAGGTTGGGATAATGTACAAAAAACTTAAGGAGAAACACCGAAAAGTTGAGGAGGAGTATCAAAAGCTTGATGAGACTTTGTGGATTATTGTGGATTGTGGATTACTGTGTTGA